The genomic window GGCGGCAACGGGGGTGCCGTCCAGTCGCCGTACGCGGGTGACGAGGAGATCGGCGCCCGCCGTCGCGATGGCCACCGCGTCGCCCGGAGCCGGCACGCGGGTGCCCGGGGGGCGGTCCGGCCGGGCGGTGTCGCGGGCGGGGCGGACGGCCACCTCGTCCAGGACGACGGCCGTCCCGCCGGCCAGGAGCTTGGGGAGGCCGAAGGCGTTGTCCGCGTTGCCGACGTGGGCGGCCCGGCACCAGCGGGCCACCTCCTGGCCGGTGTGGTGGGCACCGATGAGGCCGGCGCCGGGCATCCGGTCGCGGCGGGTGTAGTAGCTGCGCCGCCCCGCGTCCTGTTTCCGGGGGGCGAGCCGGTCCTGTTCCAGGGCGTCGATCAGGGCCGTGAAGGAGTCGAGGCCGTGGTGGTAGCACTTCACGCCGAGCGACAGGGCGGTTTCGTCCTCGTCCATGGGAAAGCGGCGCTGGACGAGGATGTCACCGCTGTCCACCTCCTCCGCCATGACGTGCCAGGTGACCCCGTACTCCGTCTCCCCGTTGAGGACGGCCCAGGCCGTCGAGTGCACCCCGGCGTAGCGGGGCAGCGGGGAGCTGTGGAAGTTGACCGCCAGCCGGGCCGGGGCGGCCAGTTCTGCGGCGTTGAGGACATGCGGGTTGACGATGCTGAGGAGGAAGTCGGGCCGCGGGCCGGTCAGGTGCCTCACCCGCTGCGAGCCGGGGATGCCGTGGTCCTCGGCCCAGCTCCGCGCCGGGCCTTCGGGGCCGGCGACACCGGTGACCCGGTGGCCGCGGGACAGCAGCACGCCGGCGCAGGCGATCAGGAGCAGGCCCTCTCCGGCCAGCCAGAACCGGGCGGGCCTCGTCACGGGGTCAGCACCACCTTGACCGCCTCACCGGCGGTCGGGTCGGTCCGCCTCTCCGACGCCAGGCTCATCGGCGGTTCCCGCACATCGTCCCGCGGGGCTGCGATCCGGGGTTGCGCCGTGTCGTCGGCGATCTCTGCGTGGTCGGGCCTGTGCCACCGCAGCGCTCTCACCGGTGCTCCTCTCGCGGACAGGACGGGGCGCCGTGCCCGGCACCGGCGGCTTCGGTCAGCCGCGCGGTCGTGCCGCCCGGCACCGTCCAGCGCGGTGGACCAGAACATGAGACGGGCCCCCTTCGGTTCCAGGACGAGCCGTTCCACGGCTCCGGCGCCCGGGCCGGAGTTCTCGGTCCCGTTATTGCCAGGTGGTACACCCGTAACGGTCTCCCCGGGCGGTGCCGGTGGTGGCACTGCCACTTTGGGGCGTGGTCATCCGGCTATGGCGGAGGTCCGGCCAGGCGCGGGTGGCGAGTTCGGCGGGGGGCGTTTTCTCCGCCGGCTCGCAGGCCAGGTCGACGAGGAGCCGTTCCACGCCGTGCAGGAAGCCGTGCACCTCGTCCGGCGCGAGCGCGGCCGTGTCGGCGTCGGCCACCAGGCGCAGCCATCCGGGCCGGTAGGAGACGACGACGAAGAAGAAGGTCTCGGCCTCTTCGAAGTCGCAGGGCTCGACGGTGGTCGTGGCCGTGGCGGCGCGTACGGCGTGGGCCGGTGGCGGCGTGCCGGTGTCTGCTCGCCTCTCGTGGGCGTTTCTTATGTCGTTGAAGCAGTAGGACAGGTCGATGGGGGTGCCGCGCTCGCGTCCGGCTGCCCGGGTCAGCTCGTCGGCCCGGTCGGGGTCGAACAGGCCGTGGGCGTAGGCGGTTGTGCAGGCCGCGAAGGCAGCGCGGGCGATGTCCGCGACGTGCTCGCCCTGGAGGGGGACGGTGACGGGGACTTCCTGGTGCAGGTTGGCGACGGCGGCGTGGAGTTCGGGCTCGGAGCGGTTGGCGGTCAGCAGTCGCAGGGTGCAGGCCGGCAGGCGTGCGCGGCTGCCGAGCAGCAGGGCGACGGCGGTGAGCAGTACCGCGGAACCGCTCACCCGCCACCGCCGGGACAGGGCGGTGATGGCCAGCGGTACGGCCTGGGAGTTCATGGCCGCGCTGTAGTGCTCCGGTCCGGCGCGGTCGGGGTCCGGGGTGCTGGTGAGGCGGGGGCGGCGGGTGGGGAAGAGGGAGGGTGGGGCGGTCGCCAGCTGCCGCCGCCAGTAGTCGTGCGACCGGGCCAGCAGGGCGCGTCCTTTGCGGGATCGTTCGTACTGTGCCTGTTCCACGGGCTGCCGGGCGGCGGGTGGTGGTGCCGGGCGGCCGGTGGTTCTGGCGTCCAGCAGGCGGGTGAGTTCGCTGATCAGGTGGCGCATGGACATCAGGTCGGCGGCGATGTGCGAGACGCAGAAGGCGGCGAGTGCGGGGGTGCCGGCGGTCAGCACGACCATTGCGCGGAACAGTGGGGCCGTCGCGAGGTCGAAGGCGGTGTGCCGCATCCGGTATTGCCATGTGCGCAGCGCGTCCTGCGGGCTCTCGCCGGGGCCGGTGGTGAGGATCTCTGCCTCGAAGTGCCCCGTGCGCAGGATGTGCTGGGTCAGTGAGCC from Streptomyces syringium includes these protein-coding regions:
- a CDS encoding formyltransferase family protein; the encoded protein is MTRPARFWLAGEGLLLIACAGVLLSRGHRVTGVAGPEGPARSWAEDHGIPGSQRVRHLTGPRPDFLLSIVNPHVLNAAELAAPARLAVNFHSSPLPRYAGVHSTAWAVLNGETEYGVTWHVMAEEVDSGDILVQRRFPMDEDETALSLGVKCYHHGLDSFTALIDALEQDRLAPRKQDAGRRSYYTRRDRMPGAGLIGAHHTGQEVARWCRAAHVGNADNAFGLPKLLAGGTAVVLDEVAVRPARDTARPDRPPGTRVPAPGDAVAIATAGADLLVTRVRRLDGTPVAAREWAADLNFHEGDRLALPTPETCRTADAIDRAHCVREAYWAAALAAARPLPTELTARPAHAPRTQHHIPLPARAGVSTCTEAGRRDLLIRLAAGWTAHAARRGGTAQTIWWSTPAVRAAAAPLPELFATAVPVTTDTPTTALAEAVRAAERQGTFARDLPLRHPRLAALPSAGDGLLFALDTDGFRRFRPEPRATVCLDAPGERLHLLTSDPAMADTLTAILRSCCAPASTNRRE
- a CDS encoding condensation domain-containing protein yields the protein MAPATCAQRHMWNLIQRQLPDAAFYNQGLWTELPTRGTPQDVLDAFAELVGRYESLRTAFARTADGSLTQHILRTGHFEAEILTTGPGESPQDALRTWQYRMRHTAFDLATAPLFRAMVVLTAGTPALAAFCVSHIAADLMSMRHLISELTRLLDARTTGRPAPPPAARQPVEQAQYERSRKGRALLARSHDYWRRQLATAPPSLFPTRRPRLTSTPDPDRAGPEHYSAAMNSQAVPLAITALSRRWRVSGSAVLLTAVALLLGSRARLPACTLRLLTANRSEPELHAAVANLHQEVPVTVPLQGEHVADIARAAFAACTTAYAHGLFDPDRADELTRAAGRERGTPIDLSYCFNDIRNAHERRADTGTPPPAHAVRAATATTTVEPCDFEEAETFFFVVVSYRPGWLRLVADADTAALAPDEVHGFLHGVERLLVDLACEPAEKTPPAELATRAWPDLRHSRMTTPQSGSATTGTARGDRYGCTTWQ